The sequence GCTGATGGAAACAAGCATAATCATAATCTTCAGGCTTTGTATCAGTTTCTTCAAATAACATTTTTGCTGCACTTAAAACATGCTTGAAGTAAGCAGGCTCACCAGTAAAACGACCACCGTGTGACGGATAGTTTTGACCTTCCCTTCTGTAAAAATCAGGAGTATCAGTTGTAAAACTGCAAGTAGTATTTATATCTGCAATAGTGTCCTTATTACCAATGATATAAGCTGCACCACCAGCAGATGCAGTATATTCTAAAGCATCCCCAGGAGCACCTTGTGAAGTATCAGCACCAATAGCCAATGCATATTCAACCATTCCAGACTTTACAAGACCCATTGACATTTGAACACCTGCAGTTCCGGCTTTACAAGCAAATTCCAAATCTGCAGCAGTCAATTTAGGAGTTGCACAAATCGCTTCAGCAACAATAGAAGCTGTTGGCTTAACTGCATATGGATGTGATTCTGAACCTACATAAACAGCACCAATCTTACTTGGATCAATTTGAGCTCTTGCTAGAGCATATCTAGCAGCAGTAACTGCAATAGTTGCAGTATCTTCATCAGCAGAAGGAACGGATTTTTCATTAACAACCAATCCATTTGACAAAGCAACAGGGTCATCTCCCCATACTTTTGCAATTTCCTCTACTTTAATTCTATATGATGGCACATGCGCACCATATCCTACTATTCCTACCATTAAATCACCTTAAATCATAATATTTAAAGACATTAAAAATCAATTTAATTATTTATATTATATTTTTAGTATTATATAAAACTAACTAAAAAAGAGCATTATTTTAACAAAAAAAGAATTTTAAAAAAAGAATTTATTCAAGATGCAGTCGCCGGGATTCGAACCCGGGTTGTAGGCTTGGAAGGCCCAAGTAATAACCAGACTATACCACGACTGCATAAAAAATGCGGCGTCCGGGATTTGAACCCGGGTCTCTAACGTGGCAGGCTAGAGTCTTAACCAGGCTGGACTAACACCGCATGAAAACTAACAACAAGTAAACTTATGTTTTGATAGTATATAAAACTTTCGATTTTTAAAAGAATTTTATAAAAAAATAAAAAAATAATTAGATTTTTCTAGCAGTCACGCAAATCCAATCATGTTCTTCATCAACATATGCTTTGAAATCTTTAAAACCTGTCTTTTCAAGAGATTCCTTTAAAACGTCCTCAGAATAGATTTTCATGTCAAGAAGTTCCACAAGATCATCATATTTTTCCATTTGACCTTCCCTGTAAACTGCTTCATTACAGAAAAATACCAAACCATCTTTTTTAAGAACCCTGTTAACCTCTTTTAAATCATTGATGAAATCTGGCCAGAAATAAATTGTTTCAAAGCCTGTTACAATGTCAAATGTTTCATCATAGAATGGCATTTCAGACACTGACCCTTGCAATACGTTAACCTTTCCGGCATCAATTGCATCCTGATTTAATTTGGTGGACTTTTCCACACTGACTTCAGAATAATCAATTCCAACAACCCTGCCGTTTTCAGATATTTGGCCGGCAAATCTTTCAATGTTTCTCCCACCGCCGCATCCGATGTCGAGAATTTTACTGTCTTCATTTATTTCAAAGTGAGTTACACCCCACTGAGCCATTGATTCATGGGATTCGTTCATCCTATCCAAGATTTGATGACCCAACTCCCCCACGGGTTTGCGGGCGTTTTTTATAAGTTCCTTATCTTCAATATTGTGACCTGTATTAACCTTATTTTCATCAGCCATTTTATCACCTACTTTTTGAATCCTTTACGTGTCTTAATAGCCTGACCTGTTTTGAATTCCTTTATTTCACAGGCTCCAAGCAATGCTTTTCCATATGCCAGCAACTTATCCTGCTCATTAACTATCAAAACTTCGTCCTTTGCACGTATATTATCATCACAGTCAACTACGAATTTACAGAATACACTTTTTCCATCAAGTGCAAACGGTTCGGAGTCCTTATTTACGACCACCCTATTTTCCGGATAAGGCATTGCATTATGAAGCCTTTTGGCACCTTCTTTTGATAAGACCAAATATGAATCTGATGCTCTCATGTTTACAATCAACACCTTTCCATCATAGATGTGTCTGATTTTGCCTGTTTTTTTACTTTTTTCTATTTTTATATTTCCTTCAAACAATGCATCTCCAGCTCCGAAGCCGAATTGATAATCTGCAATTGCCTTAACTTTCTGGACATCATCCTTTTTATATCTTATCTCATCGGAATCAATGCACTTATTGTAAAGGCCAATTTCCAAGTCCTTGATTATCCGTGAATGTATTAAAACCTGGTCGTAATATTCCACAAATTCGGATATGAAATCCTCTACAAATTCAATGCTGTCTACATCACGTGTTTTTGGAGCATCATTCTGGCTTAAAGGATACACTTCATCAATTTCTAAAGGTATTAACCCAAACGGCACATCCAAGACCATGAAATCTGTGTTTTCCAAATCGATTTCCTGCTCTGCACCATAAATATAAAATTCACCAAGTTTTCCTGAGATAAATTTGGAGTAAGGTTTTCTGGTCGGAGGCAATATGACCAGGTCTCTTTTTTTAGGCATTTCACGCAATTTTTGCATGTGCCTTAAGACTTCGGGACGGCACAATGATTCTGGACCTGTGTAGAAAAACGCTGACTTTTTGCTTCTTGGATCGTATTTTTCCAAATCCATTGAATAATTTCCAAGCTGTCTTACAGCCTCCAGAAGTGCAGGATGGGCACGGCATCTTTCTTCCACAAGTTCCATTAAACTGCCTTCATAGATGGCCTGTCTAATCAATCTCAATTCAGCAAAAGAGACATGCAAATTATGTTGAGCTATTAAATCCCTTCTTTTCTCTTTTGGCATTGCCCTCAAGTCATCAGGAGTGTATTTGGTACATACTTCACAGGAGCATGGCATTTCCTGAAGGTTTTCCAGCTTATATGTTCCTCTAGTTGACAAAAGCCTGTCATCTTCTGCATACAAAATATATGCTGCTGAGTCAAACAGGTCACATCCCATCGCAACGCACAGTGCAAATATCATCGGATGGCCTGCACCCATAAGATGTCTTGCAGTGCTGTCAGGCAGTTCCTTCATCGAATTCATTACAACATCAACCAAATCCTTATAATGATAAGATTCCATCAAAGGAACTACAGCGCCGATAGGATACAAATCAGCGTCAAGCTTTGATAATTCATTGGCACATTTACGTCTTAAGTCAAGAAATGTGGAACCCTGAACTACTGAATTCAAAAGCATTTCCATATCCTGAGATTTTTTATAGTCAACAGCTTCACGGGCTCTTTCAAGAGTTATTTCCAAATCGCTTTCAGCCTTTTCACGGTCAACAAAAGGTGCTGTCGGAATGTCCAGACTTGTTCCGATATCTGTTTTGATCAATTCCTGAAATTCTATGACCTCCTTGTTGGTGATTTCCACATCACCATATACTGAAAGCTGAAAGGAACCTGAATCGGTCATTATAGGACCGTCAAAATGAATCAGCTCATGCAAACCCTTTTCAACAGCTTCCTTTTTCAAGTCTTCATCCTTATAAATCAGATATGCATTTGTAATTACAATATCCGCACCATATTTGCCCACATCAATAGTCTGTTTGCGTGGGTGAATTACCGGCATCAATGCAGGAGTCTTAACGTCACCATGCTTGGTTTTTAAAACACCTACACGCCCCATGTTATCTTTCGCTTTAATTTCAAACATTATACCTTACTCTAAATAGTTTTTAAAAATTAAATCATCAAGTTTAATTAAAAAAAAATTGTCCTCAAAAAATAATTTGAAGATAGTTAATATCTAAATAAAGTTTAAATTAGAAATTATATAAATCTTGCTCATTTAAAAATTAAAAAATTGCATTGGCATGTTAAAAAATGTTATCACAATCAGATTGAGAAATAATCAGTAAACTGTAAAAAAAGGAAAAAAGGAGGTTAAAAAAAATTTAACCCTACTTCGTGTTTAATCTGCATCCAGCATGTCCCAACAAATTTTAGGAGAAAATTTTTTAGTGATTCATCGTCTATTCATGAGTTATTTAGTAATTATAATGAGTAATACAGACATCCTGGAGAATCTAAAATTATCAACATGATCTGCAACCATCACTCCGCAATTGCAACATCATATTGGATATTAATAGATTCATGGCAGATTCATTTAATTTCAACATTTGATACGTTGAAACATAGTATTGAAGTGATATTATCATTGATTTTCATCACCGCAATACTTCAATCTTAAGCAAATACCAAAAAATTTTACACATATATCAAGTAAAAAGTTTTGAATACTTAAGATTGTTAGTTATTATTATGAAATAAGTCTTATATAAATGTTTTTATTAAAAAATAAGAAAAAATATCCAATAAATAAGAAAAATAAGCATTTTAAGAAGAAAAATTAAACGGTTAAAAATTGCCCAAATCAACCATCAAAAGTTAAAAATTTATAAAAAATACCCTCCCCACCCAAAAAATGACAAGATAAAATCTAACTAATAATGCTTAAATTACAATAAAAATAATTAAATGAGAGTATTTTAAATAAAATAAAACTAATAATAAATTAATTAGTTAAAAAAACAGTACAAAATTCTTTATTTAATTAAAAAACAATCCCTAAAAGAAAAGGATTAAGAAAGCCTCAATCAATAAAATAAGCAATAACAATGAGTATTTGTGAAAGTCAGCAAAAATCAACATGATTTGATTTCCAAGAGAATAAAATAAATTCTGAAGATAATTGATTAAAAAACAAAAAGAGAACCAATTAACTCTTTTTTTATCATAAATGAACTGTTGAATTTGAATTATTGCAAAAACAAAGCTGAAATTTGAATTTAAATTTAATGACTGAAAAAGCAAAAATACCCTTGAATCGAAGCCAGATTATTAAAATAAAATCAATGAATCCATTAAACACTCAAAAAACATTTGAAATCGAATAAAGAATTTTAAAAATATAATTAATTTTTTACAAATCATTGAGTTTTAAATTTAATCCTAAAGACCAATTTTAACTACCTACGCAAGATTTTTAGCCAACCAACAGATAGCAATGCCAAAATCTAAAAAAATAACCAACACAAATCAATAATTTTAAAAAAATTTTGAACAAAACCATATATTTTTTAATATTAATGCATTTTATCCAAATTAACAAAAAAATTATTAAAATCCAATTTGAATTTGAAACCACTTCAAAAATAAATATTAAGAAAAACAAAATTTTTTATTGATAAAATGAGTTATGAAGACAATGCCAGAATAATAAATGATGATATTTTCGATTTGGTAAATTCATGTTTCGAGTTGGAAAAAAGTACCCAAAATAATGAAGGAAGAGTTAATTTTTTTGATACTTATAAAAATTATTTCGTTTTAACCGATGATGGATCTTATTCTATTAACTCGAAGGAAATAAATCACAAAATTGAAACATTACATACATCTACCGGAGCAATAAGTGAGTCATTTGAGAAATTTATCAAGCCAATGAAGTTCAACTACGAAGAGGACATTGCAATTTTAGACATATGTGCCGGACTCGGCTACAACTCATCAGCAGCAATAGAAGATTTCATGAAAAACTCTTCAAAATCCAATTTAACAATCGATATGGTTGAAATATCCTATGCAACACTTGCGTGCGGTCTTTTGATTCCTTCACCCATCAAAGCACATGACATTACCAAAAAAGCCATTGAAGATGAACTCATCAAACAGGATTATGCAACATTAAGCCTGGAGACTTGTGAAATTCCCGAAAATATTGACATCAATGTCTACATCGAAGATGCAAGGCAAACTGTCCAGAAGCTGAAAGACAACACATATGATGCGATATTTTTAGATCCATTTTCCCAAAACATGGCACCGGAATTATTTTCGCTCGAATTTTTCAAAGAGTTCAGGAGAGTCATAAAAGATGATGGAATTGTTGCAACCTACACTTCATCCGCTCCAGTAAGGGCAGCTTTCATTGAAGCAGATTTCTATATTGGTCAAGGCCCTATTTTTGGAAGAAAACAGGGAGGAACACTGGCCAGTCCAAATCCATTGATGCTTGACACAGCACTGCCAAAAAATGATGAGATAAGAATTGCACTGTCAGATGTGGGAATTCCATTTAGAGACCCTAATCTAAACAACAGCAGCGATTACATTCTAGAAAAAAGAACAGAAGAAAGGCACAATGCCCGCCACACCACAAAAATTTCATCTGCCGTTAAAACACCCATATTTTTAGCATGTGAAATGGATGACGAGAAACTTAAAAGAAGAGTGGAACGCAATCTGGCAAAAATGAATATACCATCAACAACTTCCGATGAAGCATTCTACATTGTTGAATGTGAAAACAGCTATTCAAAAAAACAAGACGAAAAAAACAATTCAAGAAATAGAATTTTAGATATGGAAAAAAAATTAAAAAAAGTTAAATCAGGAAATTATGACAATACATAATTTCCACTTTTTAAAGCATATGCTTCTTCTTTTGATGATTTATAAGGACCATCCAATATTTTTAAATGCATAGGATTACTCCAAACATGTTCATTACCGAATATTGAAAAGTCACAGTCACAGTCCTTACAGAAAATATTTCCTTCAGCACTTCCTGTTTCATACCGGCCTGTTGCAGGGAAAATTCCCCCGTCAGCATATTCACTACCTGCCCAGAAAATGTGCCAATAAAGATTATGACCTCCACAATACGGACATGTTCTCTCAAAGAGAGTTTTATAAAATGTATATCCATATTTGGATTCTTCACCAACAGCAGATGGTCTACCAACTACCATAAGCATACTGCCATCTTCAGAAACACCATACTTATCAAATTTAATACCTACAATAGGACCGTAAACATTGACAGTACAGGTTTTTGTGTAGTTTGTACGTAAATCCTTACAGACTATTTTGTATTTTCCCTCTTTTAATTTGAAAGTAATGCTTGCAACACCTTTTACATTGGTTTTGACATTATATGTTTTGCCATTTAATGTCATTTGCATTTTGGTATTTTTCGCAAGACTACCATCCTGATTCAAAAGAGTTGCAGTATAGGTTGTCTCTGAATCTTCATATGTATTTTTAGTATATGCTCTAATTGAAGCCAATTTAACAGACACTTTAGTTTTTATTGAATATTTAGTATAAGGATCATATGATACAAAATCATAAGTTCCTTTAGCTAATTTAAAGTTTACGCTGGCAATACCATTGGCATTTGTCTTAGCAGTTTTTTTAACGCCTTTGATATAAACATAAACTTTTGCATTTTTAACTAACTTATCGTTCTTATAAAGTTTAACCTTAAATGTAGCTGTTTTGTCTGAAAATGTTGATACTTTACTAGCAGACAAAGTAGATAATATTGTTACATTTCTACTTACCTTTTGACCGGTTTCAGGATTTATTGAAACCATTTTAAAGGTAGTAGGTTTTGAAATAATAGCGATTGAAGCTACACCCTTCGAATTAGTTTTTACACTGAAATATTCTCCGTTACGATAAAATTTAACATATTTCTTTGCTAATAATTTCCCATTTTTTCCATAAAAGGTTGCTGAGAATTTTTTAGAACTTAAATAATGCTTTTTAACATTTGATGCAACAACAGAATTCTTTATGACTATCTTATTTGATTTTTTATATCCGTTTGGATGAATAGCCTGAATAACATAACTGCCAACTTTTAAATTGGAAGTTTCAAATGTTGCATAACCTTTAGCATTAGTTTTTTTAGAATATGTCTTACCGTTAACTTTAAATTTAACAGCAGAATTTTTTAAAGGATTGCCATGACCATCTAAAAACTTAGCCTTATATTGGGCAGTGCTTTTATAGGTTGTAGTGACATCACTAGCTGAAATGACAGGCAATACTTTAATAGTATTCTTAATTTGTATATCATTATATTTTGCAGTAGCCACATAGCTACCTGAATTTAAAGTAATTGGAATAGATATCTTACCTGATTTATCAGTGACCTTAGTATATGAAACTCCATTGATAGTAATGGACACTGATGCATCTTTAACAGGTTCGAAATTTTCAAGCAAAGTCACGTCATAACTAGATCCATTTTTATAATACATCTTTACGTTATCGACCTTTAGCTCATATAAAGTTCCAATTTGACTTTTATCATCATTATCAGTAACTTCAAGATTATTATCAGTAGAAATATCTTGAACTACACCCGAAGGAGGTTCTTCGTCTACTTCCCCAATAAGCATGTCATCACTAGTAGTAGTATTTTCTACTGCCGCCACAGCGGAAATTGACAACATGAAAATTAGAGTTACCAAAAATAATTTTACTTTATTATTAAACATAACGTTAACTCCATCTAACATTTGTTCGTACATTATCTTATCACACTTTTCTTATAAAAAGCTTTTGATTTTGAAAAAAAGCATAATCAAGCTTAATTTTGAAAAAATAAGTACAAAAACAATTATAAATAAAATAAAAAAATTAAAATAGTTAAAATTATTATCAAAAGACTTATTTTAATTAAAAATTGGATAATGAATATTTTTAATACTAAAAAAAAAGTTATAGTAATCCGATTAATTTAAAATTCAAAATAAATATGAAAATACCATTAAAAATAATAAAAAACAAAATGGATTGAATAAATAGTAAAAATATTGAATTATAACTTGTTAAATATAAAATAAAGATAAAATAAGGAATATAGAAAAAGTTTTCAAAAAACTCATTCTACAGTCACACATTTTGCTAAATTTTTAGGTTTGTCAGGGTCATGTCCCTTTTCAACAGTAATATAATAGGCTATCAACTGCAACGGCACAATATAAACCAGCGGTGCAATAATCTCTTTCACGTCAGCATTGATTGCAATTACATCATCGGCTTTAGCTTTTAGTGATTCATCATCAGCTGACCCGATAGCCAAAACATTTGCCCCACGGGATTTAACCTCTTCCAAATTGCTCATGGTCTTTCTGTAATTATCCCCAGGAGGAATAATGACCACTACAGGAATTCCTTCATCAATCAAAGCCAAAGGACCATGTTTCAACTCACCTGCAGCATATCCTTCACCATGAATGTATGTAATCTCCTTAAGCTTTAAGGCGCCTTCCAATGCAGTAGGGTATGAATAGCCTCTTCCCAAATAGAAGAAATCGCGAGCATAATTGTATCTTTTTGAGAAATCCTCAATGAACTCAATATCCTCAAGAGTCTCATCAATGAAATCAGGAACCTTTTCAATTTCTTTTAAAAGCTCCACATTTTTAGACAGCAATGCTGCAAACAGATAAATGGAAGTTAGCTGAGCGACATAGGTTTTAGTTGCTGCCACTCCAATTTCAGGACCTGCCTGAGTCTGGATTACATATTGAGCCCTTCTTGTAATGGATGAACCTGCAACATTAACAATTCCCAAAGTTTTGGATGTCTGATTTGCCACATCCAATGCCTTAAGGGAATCTGCAGTTTCCCCGGACTGAGATATAAATATTACCAGAGTCTTATCGTTTAAAGTATTGGCAGAATATTTGAACTCTGAAGCAAGAATAACATCGGTTGGAACGCCTGCCAATGATTCTATCAAATATTTTCCAGTCAGTGAAGCATGATATGATGTTCCGCAGGCAACAAAGCATATCCTTTGAATGTCATCAATGTCATCAATGATTTCCTGAATATTGTCCTTTTGAGTCAATGTATTTCTAACTGCTGTTGCCTGTTCATTTATTTCCTTTATCATGAAATGGTCATAACCTTCTTTTTCAGCCATTTCAGGAGTCCAGTTAATGGTATCTATTTCCTTGTTGACCACATTGTCAAATTCATCATGAACCACAACACCATCCTTATCGAGAATTACAATTTCACCCCTTTCAGGATAAATTATGTCACGTGCATATTTCAAAATAGCTGGAGAGTCTGATGCAAGATAATAACCCTCTTCGCCAATACCGACAATCAATGGTGAATCCTTACGGGTTGCAACAATCTTGTCCGGCTCATTTTTACTGATTGCAGCAATCGCATAAGCCCCTTCAATAACATCGATGGTTTTCCTGACGGCATGCTCAAGGTCGAATTTTTCATCCATGAACTTTTGAATCAGATGAGGAATGACTTCAGTGTCTGTGTCTGATTTGAATACATGACCTTCGAGGGTTAATTTTTCCTTAATCTCCAAATAATTCTCAATGATACCGTTGTGAACAACAGCAATACTAGCATCTTCATCAACATGAGGATGTGAATTTAATTTTGACGGATCCCCGTGTGTTGCCCATCGAACATGAGCAATACCAAAATTGCCAGGCATATCTGACAAATCCAATTTCTTGTCCACTTCTTCGATTTTACCTTTATCCTTTTTGATATGAATATTATCATCTGCAAATGTAGCAAGTCCGATTGAATCATATCCCCTATACTCCAATTTTGAAATACAATCAAAAAGAATCGGCGCCACATCATTATCTTCTTTCAATATACAACCTACAATTCCACACATCTAATCACCTTGATAATCATAAATATCTTTATAAAGATTTACAACATTCCCTATTATTAAAATAGCAGGAGTGTTAATTTCCTTATCCGAAATGTCTCCCAATGTTCCAAATACTACGTTTTCATCAGGAAGAGTTCCGCTTTCAACAGCACAGACAGGTGTGTCGGCTGAACGGTATTTCATGATTTCGGAAGTATTTTCTTTAATATTTCCAATTCCCATTAAAATAATTAATGTATCGGCAGTGTAATCCCAGTGAACTTGGCTTTCTGCTTTTGTCGGGTCTTCATGACCTGTTACAATAGTCACTGATGTTGCTACTGCCCTGTGAGTTACTGGCAGTCCCAGTGAAGTTGGTGCTCCAATAGCGGAAGTTACACCTGGAATTACTTCAAATTTGATATCATGTTCCATTAAAGCCAATATTTCTTCACCGCCACGGCCAAATACAAAAGGATCTCCTCCCTTGAGCCTTACAACATTTTCATGATTTTGAGCCTGCTGGATAATCAATTCATTGATTTGGTCTTGTGTTTTATAATGCTCCCCTGCTTTTTTTCCGACATAAATTTTTTTTGCTGAATCGGGAGCATGGGCCAATATTTCTTCGTTAGCCAAATAATCATACAATACGACATCAGCTTTATTCAATGCATTGACTGCTTTAAGAGTTATTAAATCAGCATCTCCAGGTCCTGCACCAATTAAATAAACTACCATCTTATCACATTATAAAAATCCTTTAAAAAAGTTTAAACCATCATCGGAACCAAACAATTCCTCACAAGCTCTTTCTGGGTGAGGCATCATAGCGCAAACTAGTCCTGACTCATCGCAAACGCTTGTGATTGCTTCCATTGAACCGTTAGGGTTTTTGCCTTCAAACTGCAATACGATTTGGTTCTGGTCTTTTAAAAGGTCAATGTCTTCGGTGTAAAACCTTCCCTCAGCATGAGCTATAGGCAGAGCGATTGTCTGATTGTTTTTGAATGCTTTGGTAAAAGGAGTCCTGTTGGTTGCCACTTTCAAATTAACCCATTCACAGTTGAATTTAGGATATTCGTTTGTTATGAAAATTCCTGGAACAAGACCGATTTCTCCTAAAATCTGCGCTCCATTACATATTCCCAAAACCGGTTTTTCCTCTTTTACCAATTCTTTAATTCCATCAATTACAGGTGTGATTGAAGCCATTGCACCAGCTCTCAAGTAATCCCCATAAGAAAATCCTCCAGGAATCACTATACCGTCAAAATCAGTTAGCTTTTCCTCATTCCACCAGATGTATTCTGGAGTAAGGCCGGCCAATTCAATAGCCTGTGCAACATCCCTGTCACAGTTGGTTCCCGGAAATCTAATTACTCCGATTTTCATTTAAATCCCTCTATTTACCACATGCCATGTTTTGTGGAATAACATTAATTTTATAATCATGAATTACAGGATTACATAACAATCTTTCACACATGTCAGTAACATTGTCTCTGATTGCTTCCCTGTCTTCACCTTCCATTTGGAATTTGATGATTTCAACAGTTTTTACGTTGTTTACATCATAACCAAGTAATTCAAGAGATCTTTCAATTGTTGTTGCTTCAGGATTTAACATTCCGCTTTTAAGAGAAATTTTCACTTCAATATCAAATAACATCTAAATCACCTTTTCATCATCAGGAATAATTCTATTGTACACTTCAATGTAAGCATCCATAAC is a genomic window of uncultured Methanobrevibacter sp. containing:
- a CDS encoding hydroxymethylglutaryl-CoA synthase; its protein translation is MVGIVGYGAHVPSYRIKVEEIAKVWGDDPVALSNGLVVNEKSVPSADEDTATIAVTAARYALARAQIDPSKIGAVYVGSESHPYAVKPTASIVAEAICATPKLTAADLEFACKAGTAGVQMSMGLVKSGMVEYALAIGADTSQGAPGDALEYTASAGGAAYIIGNKDTIADINTTCSFTTDTPDFYRREGQNYPSHGGRFTGEPAYFKHVLSAAKMLFEETDTKPEDYDYACFHQPNGKFYLRAGKKLGFTSEQIKQGLLTPNIGNTYSGAVPLALSNILDVAEPGDKIFVVSYGSGAGSDGFTITVKDEIEKRRELAPKTQDIIDDKTYVDYAVYAKFKGKIKM
- a CDS encoding class I SAM-dependent methyltransferase codes for the protein MADENKVNTGHNIEDKELIKNARKPVGELGHQILDRMNESHESMAQWGVTHFEINEDSKILDIGCGGGRNIERFAGQISENGRVVGIDYSEVSVEKSTKLNQDAIDAGKVNVLQGSVSEMPFYDETFDIVTGFETIYFWPDFINDLKEVNRVLKKDGLVFFCNEAVYREGQMEKYDDLVELLDMKIYSEDVLKESLEKTGFKDFKAYVDEEHDWICVTARKI
- the tgtA gene encoding tRNA guanosine(15) transglycosylase TgtA, whose translation is MFEIKAKDNMGRVGVLKTKHGDVKTPALMPVIHPRKQTIDVGKYGADIVITNAYLIYKDEDLKKEAVEKGLHELIHFDGPIMTDSGSFQLSVYGDVEITNKEVIEFQELIKTDIGTSLDIPTAPFVDREKAESDLEITLERAREAVDYKKSQDMEMLLNSVVQGSTFLDLRRKCANELSKLDADLYPIGAVVPLMESYHYKDLVDVVMNSMKELPDSTARHLMGAGHPMIFALCVAMGCDLFDSAAYILYAEDDRLLSTRGTYKLENLQEMPCSCEVCTKYTPDDLRAMPKEKRRDLIAQHNLHVSFAELRLIRQAIYEGSLMELVEERCRAHPALLEAVRQLGNYSMDLEKYDPRSKKSAFFYTGPESLCRPEVLRHMQKLREMPKKRDLVILPPTRKPYSKFISGKLGEFYIYGAEQEIDLENTDFMVLDVPFGLIPLEIDEVYPLSQNDAPKTRDVDSIEFVEDFISEFVEYYDQVLIHSRIIKDLEIGLYNKCIDSDEIRYKKDDVQKVKAIADYQFGFGAGDALFEGNIKIEKSKKTGKIRHIYDGKVLIVNMRASDSYLVLSKEGAKRLHNAMPYPENRVVVNKDSEPFALDGKSVFCKFVVDCDDNIRAKDEVLIVNEQDKLLAYGKALLGACEIKEFKTGQAIKTRKGFKK
- a CDS encoding MnmC family methyltransferase; protein product: MSYEDNARIINDDIFDLVNSCFELEKSTQNNEGRVNFFDTYKNYFVLTDDGSYSINSKEINHKIETLHTSTGAISESFEKFIKPMKFNYEEDIAILDICAGLGYNSSAAIEDFMKNSSKSNLTIDMVEISYATLACGLLIPSPIKAHDITKKAIEDELIKQDYATLSLETCEIPENIDINVYIEDARQTVQKLKDNTYDAIFLDPFSQNMAPELFSLEFFKEFRRVIKDDGIVATYTSSAPVRAAFIEADFYIGQGPIFGRKQGGTLASPNPLMLDTALPKNDEIRIALSDVGIPFRDPNLNNSSDYILEKRTEERHNARHTTKISSAVKTPIFLACEMDDEKLKRRVERNLAKMNIPSTTSDEAFYIVECENSYSKKQDEKNNSRNRILDMEKKLKKVKSGNYDNT
- a CDS encoding Ig-like domain-containing protein, with amino-acid sequence MFNNKVKLFLVTLIFMLSISAVAAVENTTTSDDMLIGEVDEEPPSGVVQDISTDNNLEVTDNDDKSQIGTLYELKVDNVKMYYKNGSSYDVTLLENFEPVKDASVSITINGVSYTKVTDKSGKISIPITLNSGSYVATAKYNDIQIKNTIKVLPVISASDVTTTYKSTAQYKAKFLDGHGNPLKNSAVKFKVNGKTYSKKTNAKGYATFETSNLKVGSYVIQAIHPNGYKKSNKIVIKNSVVASNVKKHYLSSKKFSATFYGKNGKLLAKKYVKFYRNGEYFSVKTNSKGVASIAIISKPTTFKMVSINPETGQKVSRNVTILSTLSASKVSTFSDKTATFKVKLYKNDKLVKNAKVYVYIKGVKKTAKTNANGIASVNFKLAKGTYDFVSYDPYTKYSIKTKVSVKLASIRAYTKNTYEDSETTYTATLLNQDGSLAKNTKMQMTLNGKTYNVKTNVKGVASITFKLKEGKYKIVCKDLRTNYTKTCTVNVYGPIVGIKFDKYGVSEDGSMLMVVGRPSAVGEESKYGYTFYKTLFERTCPYCGGHNLYWHIFWAGSEYADGGIFPATGRYETGSAEGNIFCKDCDCDFSIFGNEHVWSNPMHLKILDGPYKSSKEEAYALKSGNYVLS
- the glmS gene encoding glutamine--fructose-6-phosphate transaminase (isomerizing), encoding MCGIVGCILKEDNDVAPILFDCISKLEYRGYDSIGLATFADDNIHIKKDKGKIEEVDKKLDLSDMPGNFGIAHVRWATHGDPSKLNSHPHVDEDASIAVVHNGIIENYLEIKEKLTLEGHVFKSDTDTEVIPHLIQKFMDEKFDLEHAVRKTIDVIEGAYAIAAISKNEPDKIVATRKDSPLIVGIGEEGYYLASDSPAILKYARDIIYPERGEIVILDKDGVVVHDEFDNVVNKEIDTINWTPEMAEKEGYDHFMIKEINEQATAVRNTLTQKDNIQEIIDDIDDIQRICFVACGTSYHASLTGKYLIESLAGVPTDVILASEFKYSANTLNDKTLVIFISQSGETADSLKALDVANQTSKTLGIVNVAGSSITRRAQYVIQTQAGPEIGVAATKTYVAQLTSIYLFAALLSKNVELLKEIEKVPDFIDETLEDIEFIEDFSKRYNYARDFFYLGRGYSYPTALEGALKLKEITYIHGEGYAAGELKHGPLALIDEGIPVVVIIPPGDNYRKTMSNLEEVKSRGANVLAIGSADDESLKAKADDVIAINADVKEIIAPLVYIVPLQLIAYYITVEKGHDPDKPKNLAKCVTVE
- the cobA gene encoding uroporphyrinogen-III C-methyltransferase, translated to MVVYLIGAGPGDADLITLKAVNALNKADVVLYDYLANEEILAHAPDSAKKIYVGKKAGEHYKTQDQINELIIQQAQNHENVVRLKGGDPFVFGRGGEEILALMEHDIKFEVIPGVTSAIGAPTSLGLPVTHRAVATSVTIVTGHEDPTKAESQVHWDYTADTLIILMGIGNIKENTSEIMKYRSADTPVCAVESGTLPDENVVFGTLGDISDKEINTPAILIIGNVVNLYKDIYDYQGD